The Pararhizobium sp. IMCC21322 sequence GTGCCCAGAAACAGGGCTATGTTTTTCCGGTTGATTGGAAACCGGATAGTCGGGTTGGGAGGCAGGTCTTCTTTCGGACATCCCGTCTGCAGAGAGCGCCTCAACAACATCAGCAGAAAGCTGGCTATCCGCTCCCGTGCATTTTGACAGCCAAGCAGAACCATCCACTCACGCGTCGCATCAAGTTCGGTCAGCACTTTTAAAAGCAACTCATGCTGCATTTCAGGGTTGTTCTGAACCAACGTCTCGAACGCCTTGCGATCGAAAACGCAGATTTCAACATCGCTTGCTGCCTCATACGCAAAGCGGCTGTGATCGGAGAATATGTGGCCCATGAAGTCTGACGGAAAGAGCAGACCCACAATCTGCTGCCGCCCATCCTCCAGGGTCTTGGACAGCTTCACAACGCCCGAGACAACATTGCCCACAAAGTCCAGCGAATCCTGTTCGGTGACAATAGTCTGCCCGGCTGAAATTCGCCGTGTTCGGCTGATCATCGCCAGTTCTCTGGCGGCTTCGTCTCCCGCAAATGCGCACATTGTCCGATTGTGAATTGGGCAAGTATCACATTTGGATTGAAGAGAATTTTGATTGATCTGCACTACTCGATCTCCAAAATCAAATTCTGCCACTGCTTAGACCATATATAGGGAACGACAACCAGAAGTTCCTGATCGGGATTTTCGTCTTCAATGCATCAATTGGAAGCTATCGCAGTCTTCTGTTCAGGACGGTCTTGCAAGACAAATCCGCACGTTCACTCATGTCGAACACTGTCTGGACAGCGCCGACAAACTGATCGGTTATATCGATACCGCCGCAACGAAAACCATAGATCGCAATGACTGGCCAAACGGCCCTTTCGGAGGTCGCCATCAAGCCGGATGAGGCGATATGTGTGGCACCCGATCCGCCTTTGGGCAAAATGTTTGAGAAATTGTCCTCCAATAGCAAACGCAAGGTTCTCGTTGTGATGGTCCAAAACTGTTGGGCGTTATCACCCTGTCAGATGTCTTGAATTAACTCACCGTGCAACAGGATATCGGAGAGATGATGATGTTGAAAATACCCACCACGCATCTTCATCAAAGCAGCAGAACCTCATCAAAATGAGAGGCCATTTCTGCCGGCGGGGTGTTGACGAGATTTTTCTGTACGGTTGCTCTGACAGTCCCTCCCAGCATCGGCTCAACAGAGTTGACCAACGCAGACAGCATTTTGGGTCCTGCGCATAAGACAAGTT is a genomic window containing:
- a CDS encoding Crp/Fnr family transcriptional regulator, yielding MCAFAGDEAARELAMISRTRRISAGQTIVTEQDSLDFVGNVVSGVVKLSKTLEDGRQQIVGLLFPSDFMGHIFSDHSRFAYEAASDVEICVFDRKAFETLVQNNPEMQHELLLKVLTELDATREWMVLLGCQNARERIASFLLMLLRRSLQTGCPKEDLPPNPTIRFPINRKNIALFLGTTIETISRQIQSMSKANILKIVDGNTFQITSPGRLAKIANHEEWLEDYPV